One region of Gossypium raimondii isolate GPD5lz chromosome 6, ASM2569854v1, whole genome shotgun sequence genomic DNA includes:
- the LOC105772186 gene encoding SAC3 family protein C isoform X2: MDDSSRRLQQRRNQPSFSSSSSTGPTRFRSQNFSTNPTKTTQSSNFVPRSNSTTATTPNNTRNPGHIRNRKSETYDGINQQQEEQEAREDVGSIIGTCPFMCPDGERAQRERLRDLAVFERLHGDPRKTSPSLAVKKVKFHVISHQRLRNCTSSSISSLQYLNMEQLTKALASLYVLYAANRNNNFVYKNEAQFRSFYVLLHLDSKNQQMEESLSYWFRNVPSPVMKSKEMHFARQVLRFYRMGNYKRFLCTVSSEASYLQYCIIEPNVNEVRALAISYINNCCYKLHPYPLEQLSKLLMMKELDVESLCHACGLKITSDDGENKSLPTKQTTFSIPKESLQSYELVGLQQ; the protein is encoded by the exons ATGGACGACAGCAGCCGCCGCCTTCAACAGCGTCGAAACCAGccctccttttcttcttcttcctcgaCCGGCCCAACACGTTTCCGGTCTCAAAATTTCTCTACAAATCCAACCAAAACCACCCAATCCTCAAACTTCGTTCCACGCTCCAATTCTACCACTGCAACTACCCCTAACAATACTAGAAATCCCGGCCATATCCGTAACCGGAAATCCGAAACATATGATGGGATTAATCAACAGCAAGAAGAACAAGAAGCAAGAGAAGACGTTGGTTCTATAATTGGAACTTGCCCTTTCATGTGCCCTg ATGGGGAGAGGGCTCAGCGGGAACGCCTACGAGATTTAGCTGTTTTCGAAAGGTTACATGGAGATCCTAGGAAAACATCTCCATCTTTAGCTGTCAAAAAG GTAAAATTTCATGTAATCTCTCACCAAAGGCTCAGAAACTGTACCAGTTCGAGTATTTCGTCATTGCAATATCTAAACATGGAGCAGCTTACAAAGGCTTTGGCATCTCTGTATGTTTTGTATGCAGCTAATCGCAACAACAACTTTGTTTACAAGAATGAAGCACAGTTTCGTTCATTTTATGTGCTTCTTCACCTCGATTCAAAGAACCAACAAATG GAGGAGTCGTTGTCATATTGGTTTCGCAATGTACCTTCTCCCGTAATGAAGTCTAAAGAAATGCATTTTGCCCGGCAAGTTCTAAG ATTTTATCGAATGGGAAATTATAAGCGTTTTCTCTGTACCGTATCGTCTGAGGCATCATATTTACAGTACTGTATTATAGAGCCTAATGTGAACGAG GTCCGAGCACTGGCAATTTCCTATATAAATAATTGTTGCTACAAGCTTCATCCTTATCCTTTGGAACAATTGTCCAAACTTTTGATGATGAAG GAATTGGATGTGGAATCCCTTTGCCATGCATGTGGCCTCAAGATTACATCAGACGATGGCGAAAATAAGTCATTACCGACGAAGCAAACAACGTTCTCAATCCCAAAAGAAAGTTTGCAGAGCTACGAACTTGTGGGATTACAACAATAA
- the LOC105772184 gene encoding uncharacterized protein LOC105772184 — translation MAVRTSIQLIAYSQELVDGQPLYVSSNCLPVKALKYEPAGHAFHNAALKLFGCEEDDTTEVDDQKVGNDKEQVYMPSSDSYSSKGKKKSGADGKQQDHYALLGLSHLRYLATEDQIRKSYREAALRHHPDKLANLLLAEETEAAKQAKKDEIENHFKSIQEAYEILIDPIKRRIYDSTDEFDDEIPTECAPQDFFKVFGPAFMRNGRWSVTQPIPSLGDDSTSLKDVDNFYNFWYSFKSWREFPHADEYDLEQSESRDHKRWMERQNAKLSEKARKEEYARIRALVDNAYKRDPRILRRKEEEKAEKQRKKEAKVRAKQLQEEEAARAAEEERRRKEEEEKRAAEAALQHKKNKEKEKKLLRKERTRLRALSAPVLSQHLLDLSEEDVESLCMTLGFEQLRSLCDKMDNKEALERAKLIQDARGYNSNTEEKKIDDTNGSHLNGSVDSNGSILSSSSSEKKEKPWTKEEIELLRKGTQKYPKGTSHRWEVISEYIGTGRSVEEILKATKTVLLQKPDATKAFDSFLEKRKPAATIASPLSTREEVEGVSMPSRTENTTAKTSSAEDSGKAASNPVDVVSGNGVSSSSEQDVWSAVQERALIQALKTFPKETSQRWERVATAVPGKTVNQCKKKFALLKENFRSKKSTA, via the coding sequence ATGGCGGTCCGCACAAGCATTCAGCTTATAGCGTATTCTCAGGAGCTTGTGGACGGACAGCCACTCTATGTTTCTTCAAATTGCCTTCCTGTTAAGGCTTTAAAATACGAACCTGCTGGCCATGCCTTCCATAATGCTGCTCTTAAACTCTTTGGCTGTGAGGAGGATGATACTACTGAAGTTGATGATCAGAAAGTTGGTAATGATAAGGAGCAAGTGTATATGCCATCATCCGATTCATATAGCAGcaaagggaaaaagaaatctGGTGCTGATGGGAAGCAGCAAGATCACTATGCATTGCTCGGGTTGAGCCATTTAAGATACCTTGCCACTGAGGATCAGATAAGGAAAAGCTACCGTGAAGCTGCCTTGAGACATCATCCTGACAAACTCGCGAATCTTCTTCTTGCAGAGGAGACTGAGGCTGCAAAACAAGCtaagaaggatgaaattgagaatCACTTCAAGTCCATCCAAGAAGCATATGAGATTTTGATCGATCCTATAAAGAGAAGAATCTACGACTCCACTGAtgagtttgatgatgaaattccTACCGAATGTGCCCCGCAAGACTTCTTCAAGGTTTTTGGTCCAGCTTTCATGAGGAATGGACGATGGTCGGTGACCCAGCCTATCCCATCTTTAGGAGATGACAGTACTTCGCTAAAAGATGTGgacaatttctataatttttggtatAGTTTCAAAAGCTGGAGGGAATTCCCACATGCGGATGAGTATGACCTCGAGCAATCTGAGTCTCGGGACCATAAAAGGTGGATGGAGAGGCAGAATGCAAAACTATCTGAGAAGGCTAGGAAGGAGGAATATGCTCGGATTCGTGCACTTGTtgataatgcctataaaagaGACCCAAGAATACTTAGGAGGAAGGAAGAGGAGAAAGCTGAGAAACAGAGGAAAAAAGAAGCTAAGGTTCGTGCAAAGCAGTTGCAGGAGGAAGAAGCTGCTAGGGCTGCTGAAGAGGAGAGACGCCGgaaagaggaggaggagaaacGAGCTGCCGAAGCTGCTTTACAgcataagaaaaataaggagaaagagaagaagCTCCTCCGGAAAGAGCGAACTCGACTTCGAGCACTTTCTGCACCTGTTTTATCACAACATTTACTTGATCTTTCTGAGGAGGATGTAGAAAGTTTATGTATGACCCTTGGCTTTGAACAGCTTAGAAGTTTATGTGAtaagatggataacaaagaagcATTAGAGCGGGCTAAACTAATCCAAGATGCCCGTGGATACAATAGCAACacggaagagaaaaaaatagatgaTACGAATGGCTCACATCTGAATGGTTCCGTGGACTCAAATGGAAGTATCCTCTCGAGCAGCAGCTCTGAGAAGAAGGAGAAACCTTGGACCAAGGAAGAGATTGAGCTATTGAGAAAAGGAACCCAGAAATATCCGAAAGGGACATCTCATAGGTGGGAAGTTATTTCAGAGTACATTGGTACGGGTCGGTCTGTGGAAGAGATTCTAAAAGCTACCAAAACAGTACTCCTCCAGAAGCCTGATGCTACAAAAGCATTTGACTCTTTTCTCGAGAAGAGGAAACCGGCAGCAACTATTGCATCTCCACTTTCCACTAGGGAGGAAGTAGAAGGGGTTTCTATGCCTTCAAGGACTGAAAACACAACTGCGAAGACTAGCAGCGCTGAAGACTCTGGTAAAGCTGCAAGTAATCCTGTCGATGTGGTTTCTGGCAATGGTGTTTCATCAAGTTCAGAACAAGATGTATGGTCTGCTGTACAAGAGAGAGCACTGATTCAGGCTCTGAAGACATTCCCAAAGGAAACCAGTCAGCGTTGGGAACGAGTAGCCACTGCTGTTCCCGGGAAGACTGTAAACCAATGCAAGAAAAAATTTGCATTACTGAAGGAAAACTTTAGAAGCAAGAAAAGCACAGCTTAG
- the LOC105772186 gene encoding SAC3 family protein C isoform X1, with protein sequence MDDSSRRLQQRRNQPSFSSSSSTGPTRFRSQNFSTNPTKTTQSSNFVPRSNSTTATTPNNTRNPGHIRNRKSETYDGINQQQEEQEAREDVGSIIGTCPFMCPDGERAQRERLRDLAVFERLHGDPRKTSPSLAVKKFCRTISVKHVQASDVRPLAVLEDTLNYLLNLLDSSEHPFEVVHDFIFDRTRSIRQDLSMQHIVNDRAICMYEKMVKFHVISHQRLRNCTSSSISSLQYLNMEQLTKALASLYVLYAANRNNNFVYKNEAQFRSFYVLLHLDSKNQQMEESLSYWFRNVPSPVMKSKEMHFARQVLRFYRMGNYKRFLCTVSSEASYLQYCIIEPNVNEVRALAISYINNCCYKLHPYPLEQLSKLLMMKELDVESLCHACGLKITSDDGENKSLPTKQTTFSIPKESLQSYELVGLQQ encoded by the exons ATGGACGACAGCAGCCGCCGCCTTCAACAGCGTCGAAACCAGccctccttttcttcttcttcctcgaCCGGCCCAACACGTTTCCGGTCTCAAAATTTCTCTACAAATCCAACCAAAACCACCCAATCCTCAAACTTCGTTCCACGCTCCAATTCTACCACTGCAACTACCCCTAACAATACTAGAAATCCCGGCCATATCCGTAACCGGAAATCCGAAACATATGATGGGATTAATCAACAGCAAGAAGAACAAGAAGCAAGAGAAGACGTTGGTTCTATAATTGGAACTTGCCCTTTCATGTGCCCTg ATGGGGAGAGGGCTCAGCGGGAACGCCTACGAGATTTAGCTGTTTTCGAAAGGTTACATGGAGATCCTAGGAAAACATCTCCATCTTTAGCTGTCAAAAAG TTTTGCCGAACCATATCAGTAAAGCATGTCCAAGCATCGGATGTGCGCCCTCTTGCAGTATTAGAAGATACATTAAACTACCTTTTAAACCTACTGGACTCGAGTGAACATCCTTTTGAAGTGGTTCATGACTTCATTTTCGATAGGACTCGATCAATAAGGCAGGATCTTAGCATGCAGCATATAGTCAATGATAGAGCAATTTGCATGTACGAGAAAATG GTAAAATTTCATGTAATCTCTCACCAAAGGCTCAGAAACTGTACCAGTTCGAGTATTTCGTCATTGCAATATCTAAACATGGAGCAGCTTACAAAGGCTTTGGCATCTCTGTATGTTTTGTATGCAGCTAATCGCAACAACAACTTTGTTTACAAGAATGAAGCACAGTTTCGTTCATTTTATGTGCTTCTTCACCTCGATTCAAAGAACCAACAAATG GAGGAGTCGTTGTCATATTGGTTTCGCAATGTACCTTCTCCCGTAATGAAGTCTAAAGAAATGCATTTTGCCCGGCAAGTTCTAAG ATTTTATCGAATGGGAAATTATAAGCGTTTTCTCTGTACCGTATCGTCTGAGGCATCATATTTACAGTACTGTATTATAGAGCCTAATGTGAACGAG GTCCGAGCACTGGCAATTTCCTATATAAATAATTGTTGCTACAAGCTTCATCCTTATCCTTTGGAACAATTGTCCAAACTTTTGATGATGAAG GAATTGGATGTGGAATCCCTTTGCCATGCATGTGGCCTCAAGATTACATCAGACGATGGCGAAAATAAGTCATTACCGACGAAGCAAACAACGTTCTCAATCCCAAAAGAAAGTTTGCAGAGCTACGAACTTGTGGGATTACAACAATAA
- the LOC105772185 gene encoding uncharacterized protein LOC105772185, with the protein MAVRTSIQLISYSQELVDGQPLYVSSNCLPVKALKYEPAGHAFHNAALKLFGCEEDDTTEVDDQKVVNDKEQVYMPSSDSYSNKGKKKSGADGKQQDHYALLGLSHLRYLATEDQIRKSYREAALRHHPDKLANLLLAEETEAAKQAKKDEIENHFKSIQEAYEILIDPVRRRIYDSTDEFDDEIPTECAPQDFFKVFGPAFMRNGRWSVTQPIPSLGDDSTPLKDVDNFYNFWYSFKSWREFPHADEYDLEQAESRDHKRWMERQNAKLSEKARKEEYARIRALVDNAYKRDPRILRRKEEEKAEKQRKKEAKVRAKQLQEEEAARAAEEERRWKEEEEKRAAEAALQHKKNKEKEKKLLRKERTRLRALSAPVLSQHLLDLSEEDVESLCMTLGFEQLRSLCDKMDNKEALERAKLIQDVLGYNSNTEEKKIDDTNGSHLNGSVDSNGSILLSSSSEKKEKPWTKEEIELLRKGTQKYPKGTSRRWEVISEYIGTGRSVEEILKATKTVLLQKPDATKAFDSFLEKRKPAATIASPLSTREEVEGVSMPSRTENTTAKTSSPEDSGKAASNPVDVVSGNGVSSNSEQDVWSAVQERALIQALKTFPKETSQRWERVATAVPGKTVNQCKKKFALLKENFRSKKSTA; encoded by the coding sequence ATGGCGGTCCGCACAAGCATTCAGCTTATATCGTATTCTCAGGAGCTTGTGGACGGACAGCCACTCTATGTTTCTTCAAATTGCCTTCCTGTTAAGGCTTTAAAATATGAACCGGCTGGCCATGCCTTTCATAATGCTGCTCTTAAACTCTTTGGCTGTGAGGAAGATGATACTACTGAAGTTGATGATCAGAAAGTCGTTAATGATAAGGAGCAAGTGTATATGCCATCATCTGATTCGTATAGCAacaaagggaaaaagaaatctGGTGCTGATGGCAAGCAGCAAGATCACTATGCATTGCTTGGGTTGAGCCATTTAAGATATCTTGCCACTGAGGATCAGATAAGGAAAAGTTACCGTGAAGCTGCCTTGAGACATCATCCTGACAAACTCGCGAATCTTCTTCTTGCAGAGGAGACGGAGGCTGCAAAACAAGCtaagaaggatgaaattgagaatCACTTCAAGTCCATCCAAGAAGCATATGAGATTTTGATCGATCCTGTAAGGAGAAGAATCTATGACTCCACTGAtgagtttgatgatgaaattccTACCGAATGTGCCCCACAAGACTTCTTCAAGGTGTTTGGTCCAGCTTTCATGAGGAATGGGCGATGGTCGGTGACCCAGCCTATCCCATCTTTAGGAGATGACAGTACTCCGCTAAAAGATGTGgacaatttctataatttttggtatAGTTTCAAAAGCTGGAGGGAATTCCCCCATGCGGATGAGTATGACCTCGAACAAGCTGAGTCTCGGGACCATAAAAGGTGGATGGAGAGGCAGAATGCAAAACTTTCCGAGAAGGCTAGGAAGGAGGAATATGCTCGGATTCGTGCACTTGTtgataatgcctataaaagaGACCCAAGAATACTTAGGAGGAAGGAAGAGGAGAAAGCTGAGAAACAGAGGAAAAAAGAAGCTAAGGTTCGTGCAAAGCAGTTGCAGGAGGAAGAAGCTGCTAGGGCTGCTGAAGAGGAGAGACGCTGgaaagaggaggaggagaaacGAGCTGCCGAAGCTGCTTTACAgcataagaaaaataaggagaaagagaagaagCTCCTCCGGAAAGAGCGAACTCGACTTCGAGCACTTTCTGCACCTGTTTTATCACAACATTTACTTGATCTTTCTGAGGAGGATGTAGAAAGTTTATGTATGACCCTTGGCTTTGAGCAGCTTAGAAGTTTATGTGAtaagatggataacaaagaagcATTAGAGCGGGCTAAACTAATCCAAGATGTCCTTGGATACAATAGCAACacggaagagaaaaaaatagatgaTACGAACGGCTCACATCTGAATGGTTCTGTGGACTCAAATGGAAGTATCCTCTTGAGCAGCAGCTCTGAGAAGAAGGAGAAACCTTGGACCAAGGAAGAGATTGAGCTTTTGAGAAAAGGAACCCAGAAATATCCAAAAGGGACATCTCGTAGGTGGGAGGTTATTTCAGAGTACATTGGTACGGGTCGGTCTGTGGAAGAGATTCTAAAAGCTACCAAAACAGTACTCCTCCAGAAGCCTGATGCTACAAAAGCATTTGACTCTTTTCTCGAGAAGAGGAAACCGGCGGCAACTATTGCATCTCCACTTTCCACTAGGGAGGAAGTAGAAGGGGTTTCTATGCCTTCAAGGACTGAAAACACAACTGCGAAGACTAGCAGCCCTGAAGACTCTGGTAAAGCTGCAAGTAATCCTGTCGATGTGGTTTCTGGCAATGGTGTTTCATCAAATTCGGAACAAGATGTGTGGTCTGCTGTACAAGAAAGAGCACTGATTCAGGCTCTGAAGACATTCCCAAAGGAAACCAGTCAGCGTTGGGAACGAGTAGCCACTGCTGTTCCTGGGAAGACCGTAAACCAATGCAAGAAAAAATTTGCATTACTGAAGGAAAACTTCAGAAGCAAGAAAAGCACAGCTTAG
- the LOC105773957 gene encoding transcription factor MYB33 isoform X1 has protein sequence MSHTKNEREDGILSKDQTESSLIDDGNCGGGTGGGIVLKKGPWTSAEDAILIDYVKKHGEGNWNAVQKHSGLFRCGKSCRLRWANHLRPNLKKGAFTQEEEQLIIELHAKMGNKWARMAAHLPGRTDNEIKNYWNTRIKRRQRAGLPLYPPEVCLQALQDSHGTSAVNGGDEGPHDILQNNSYEIPDVIFDSLKTSQNVLPYVPELPDISTSSMLMKGLGSQYCSFMPPTIHRQKRLREATAFFPGYTGAVKNECPLFEQFQDDISDKAAQSFGLSFPIEPDPATKNSLQFGVFPGSHNLSNGNFSASEPPLEAVKLELPSLQYPETELGNWGTFSCPPPLLESVDAFIQSPPPTSIAESDSLSPRNSGLLDALLHEAKTLSSAKNHASEKSSYSATPGDIAESSTFNICETEWENCGEPLSPMGHSATSLLSECISASGSTLDEQPPAETFTDCFSESHVKSEPADYVFTPEIQNEAPIRLDSCHPDTLLASNWLEQDSGYDKDQTIMTDSIAALLGDDLSSEYKNMAAGTSISSQAWGLGSCAWNNMPAVCQMSELP, from the exons ATGAGTCACACCAAAAATGAGAGGGAAGATGGGATTCTCTCTAAGGATCAGACAGAATCATCGTTGATTGATGATGGCAACTGTGGAGGAGGTACCGGTGGGGGAATTGTTCTGAAGAAAGGACCATGGACGTCTGCTGAAGATGCAATTTTAATTGACTATGTGAAGAAGCATGGGGAAGGCAACTGGAATGCTGTTCAGAAGCACTCTGGACTATTTCGTTGTGGAAAAAGTTGTCGCTTACGTTGGGCAAATCACTTGAGGCCAAACTTGAAGAAAGGGGCATTTACTCAAGAAGAAGAACAGCTGATCATTGAGCTCCATGCAAAGATGGGAAATAAATGGGCTCGAATGGCTGCACAT TTGCCTGGTCGTACAGATAAtgagataaaaaattattggaaTACCCGGATTAAGAGACGTCAGCGTGCTGGGTTACCTCTCTACCCTCCTGAAGTGTGCTTGCAAGCATTGCAGGACAGTCATGGTACCAGTGCAGTTAATGGAGGGGATGAAGGACCTCATGATATCTTGCAGAACAACAGCTATGAGATACCTGATGTCATATTTGACAGTTTAAAGACAAGTCAAAATGTCCTGCCTTACGTCCCTGAACTTCCTGATATATCTACAAGCAGCATGCTGATGAAAGGTCTAGGTTCTCAATATTGTAGTTTCATGCCACCAACAATCCATCGCCAGAAACGTCTTCGAGAAGCTACAGCCTTTTTCCCTGGTTACACTGGTGCTGTTAAAAATGAATGCCCCTTGTTTGAGCAGTTTCAAGATGATATCTCAGACAAGGCTGCTCAATCCTTTGGGTTGTCTTTTCCAATTGAACCAGATCCTGCAACCAAGAACTCCTTGCAATTTGGTGTATTCCCAGGTAGCCATAACCTTTCAAATGGCAATTTCTCTGCTTCAGAGCCTCCTTTGGAGGCTGTGAAGTTGGAGCTCCCTTCACTCCAATATCCAGAAACTGAATTAGGTAACTGGGGCACATTTTCTTGCCCACCACCTTTACTTGAGTCTGTTGATGCTTTTATCCAGTCACCACCACCAACCAGCATAGCAGAGTCAGATAGCCTTTCACCCCGTAATAGTGGCCTGCTGGATGCTTTACTTCATGAGGCAAAAACTCTAAGCAGTGCAAAGAACCATGCATCTGAGAAGAGTTCATATTCAGCTACTCCTGGTGATATAGCTGAAAGTTCCACCTTCAACATCTGTGAGACAGAATGGGAAAACTGTGGTGAGCCTCTTTCTCCAATGGGTCATTCGGCAACTTCTCTTTTAAGTGAGTGTATCAGTGCAAGTGGCAGTACGTTGGATGAACAGCCACCTGCTGAAACCTTTACTG ATTGTTTTTCAGAGTCTCATGTGAAATCAGAGCCAGCTGACTATGTTTTCACCCCAGAGATACAAAATGAGGCTCCTATTCGGTTGGACAGTTGTCACCCTGATACATTACTTGCTTCTAATTGGCTTGAGCAAGATTCTGGTTACGATAAGGACCAAACCATCATGACCGACTCCATAGCAGCCCTTCTTGGTGATGATTTGAGTAGTGAATACAAGAATATGGCAGCTGGAACATCTATCTCAAGTCAAGCATGGGGCCTTGGTTCTTGTGCATGGAACAATATGCCTGCCGTCTGTCAAATGTCCGAACTCCCTTGA
- the LOC105773957 gene encoding transcription factor MYB33 isoform X2, whose amino-acid sequence MSHTKNEREDGILSKDQTESSLIDDGNCGGGTGGGIVLKKGPWTSAEDAILIDYVKKHGEGNWNAVQKHSGLFRCGKSCRLRWANHLRPNLKKGAFTQEEEQLIIELHAKMGNKWARMAAHLPGRTDNEIKNYWNTRIKRRQRAGLPLYPPEVCLQALQDSHGTSAVNGGDEGPHDILQNNSYEIPDVIFDSLKTSQNVLPYVPELPDISTSSMLMKGLGSQYCSFMPPTIHRQKRLREATAFFPGYTGAVKNECPLFEQFQDDISDKAAQSFGLSFPIEPDPATKNSLQFGVFPGSHNLSNGNFSASEPPLEAVKLELPSLQYPETELGNWGTFSCPPPLLESVDAFIQSPPPTSIAESDSLSPRNSGLLDALLHEAKTLSSAKNHASEKSSYSATPGDIAESSTFNICETEWENCGEPLSPMGHSATSLLSECISASGSTLDEQPPAETFTESHVKSEPADYVFTPEIQNEAPIRLDSCHPDTLLASNWLEQDSGYDKDQTIMTDSIAALLGDDLSSEYKNMAAGTSISSQAWGLGSCAWNNMPAVCQMSELP is encoded by the exons ATGAGTCACACCAAAAATGAGAGGGAAGATGGGATTCTCTCTAAGGATCAGACAGAATCATCGTTGATTGATGATGGCAACTGTGGAGGAGGTACCGGTGGGGGAATTGTTCTGAAGAAAGGACCATGGACGTCTGCTGAAGATGCAATTTTAATTGACTATGTGAAGAAGCATGGGGAAGGCAACTGGAATGCTGTTCAGAAGCACTCTGGACTATTTCGTTGTGGAAAAAGTTGTCGCTTACGTTGGGCAAATCACTTGAGGCCAAACTTGAAGAAAGGGGCATTTACTCAAGAAGAAGAACAGCTGATCATTGAGCTCCATGCAAAGATGGGAAATAAATGGGCTCGAATGGCTGCACAT TTGCCTGGTCGTACAGATAAtgagataaaaaattattggaaTACCCGGATTAAGAGACGTCAGCGTGCTGGGTTACCTCTCTACCCTCCTGAAGTGTGCTTGCAAGCATTGCAGGACAGTCATGGTACCAGTGCAGTTAATGGAGGGGATGAAGGACCTCATGATATCTTGCAGAACAACAGCTATGAGATACCTGATGTCATATTTGACAGTTTAAAGACAAGTCAAAATGTCCTGCCTTACGTCCCTGAACTTCCTGATATATCTACAAGCAGCATGCTGATGAAAGGTCTAGGTTCTCAATATTGTAGTTTCATGCCACCAACAATCCATCGCCAGAAACGTCTTCGAGAAGCTACAGCCTTTTTCCCTGGTTACACTGGTGCTGTTAAAAATGAATGCCCCTTGTTTGAGCAGTTTCAAGATGATATCTCAGACAAGGCTGCTCAATCCTTTGGGTTGTCTTTTCCAATTGAACCAGATCCTGCAACCAAGAACTCCTTGCAATTTGGTGTATTCCCAGGTAGCCATAACCTTTCAAATGGCAATTTCTCTGCTTCAGAGCCTCCTTTGGAGGCTGTGAAGTTGGAGCTCCCTTCACTCCAATATCCAGAAACTGAATTAGGTAACTGGGGCACATTTTCTTGCCCACCACCTTTACTTGAGTCTGTTGATGCTTTTATCCAGTCACCACCACCAACCAGCATAGCAGAGTCAGATAGCCTTTCACCCCGTAATAGTGGCCTGCTGGATGCTTTACTTCATGAGGCAAAAACTCTAAGCAGTGCAAAGAACCATGCATCTGAGAAGAGTTCATATTCAGCTACTCCTGGTGATATAGCTGAAAGTTCCACCTTCAACATCTGTGAGACAGAATGGGAAAACTGTGGTGAGCCTCTTTCTCCAATGGGTCATTCGGCAACTTCTCTTTTAAGTGAGTGTATCAGTGCAAGTGGCAGTACGTTGGATGAACAGCCACCTGCTGAAACCTTTACTG AGTCTCATGTGAAATCAGAGCCAGCTGACTATGTTTTCACCCCAGAGATACAAAATGAGGCTCCTATTCGGTTGGACAGTTGTCACCCTGATACATTACTTGCTTCTAATTGGCTTGAGCAAGATTCTGGTTACGATAAGGACCAAACCATCATGACCGACTCCATAGCAGCCCTTCTTGGTGATGATTTGAGTAGTGAATACAAGAATATGGCAGCTGGAACATCTATCTCAAGTCAAGCATGGGGCCTTGGTTCTTGTGCATGGAACAATATGCCTGCCGTCTGTCAAATGTCCGAACTCCCTTGA